A single region of the Micropterus dolomieu isolate WLL.071019.BEF.003 ecotype Adirondacks linkage group LG02, ASM2129224v1, whole genome shotgun sequence genome encodes:
- the LOC123962199 gene encoding NFATC2-interacting protein-like isoform X2, protein MADAVSESDLQAVKPPPKRRRILDPSAIVPVPVYSNKVSSSLQLKPMAAVFTEKENADDGADESLWSRFSSRGPTASSAPAVITFSDSDDDEAEDVENKPERLEKRTEPEAIRSPSPPPPESPVQKQSRQVKQKIR, encoded by the exons GTGTCTGAGAGTGATCTGCAGGCTGTGAAGCCGCCGCCAAAACGCCGGCGCATCCTGGACCCTTCAGCTATCGTCCCGGTGCCCGTTTACTCCAACAAG GTCAGCAGCAGTCTGCAGCTGAAGCCGATGGCGGCAGTGTTCACTGAAAAGGAAAACGCAG ACGACGGGGCAGACGAGAGTTTGTGGTCGCGGTTTTCATCTCGAGGACCGACGGCATCGTCAGCCCCCGCCGTCATCACCTTCAGTGATTCTGATGACGACGAAGCAGAAGATGTGGAGAACAAACCAGAACGCCTGGAGAAGAGAACAGAACC agAAGCCATTCGCAGcccgtctcctcctcctccagagaGTCCGGTCCAGAAACAGTCCAGACAGGTCAAACAGAAGATCAGGTGA
- the LOC123962199 gene encoding NFATC2-interacting protein-like isoform X1 — MMSKNKKDIVVVSESDLQAVKPPPKRRRILDPSAIVPVPVYSNKVSSSLQLKPMAAVFTEKENADDGADESLWSRFSSRGPTASSAPAVITFSDSDDDEAEDVENKPERLEKRTEPEAIRSPSPPPPESPVQKQSRQVKQKIR; from the exons GTGTCTGAGAGTGATCTGCAGGCTGTGAAGCCGCCGCCAAAACGCCGGCGCATCCTGGACCCTTCAGCTATCGTCCCGGTGCCCGTTTACTCCAACAAG GTCAGCAGCAGTCTGCAGCTGAAGCCGATGGCGGCAGTGTTCACTGAAAAGGAAAACGCAG ACGACGGGGCAGACGAGAGTTTGTGGTCGCGGTTTTCATCTCGAGGACCGACGGCATCGTCAGCCCCCGCCGTCATCACCTTCAGTGATTCTGATGACGACGAAGCAGAAGATGTGGAGAACAAACCAGAACGCCTGGAGAAGAGAACAGAACC agAAGCCATTCGCAGcccgtctcctcctcctccagagaGTCCGGTCCAGAAACAGTCCAGACAGGTCAAACAGAAGATCAGGTGA